The Archocentrus centrarchus isolate MPI-CPG fArcCen1 chromosome 13, fArcCen1, whole genome shotgun sequence genomic interval GAACTTCTCTAAACTGTTCTAACTGGTCCCTAACTGTGCTAACTAGTTCTCCAGTGGTGCTAAACTTGTTATTCTTGATTTCCAGGAATGGAGTAAACGTGCAGTGGAAGACCTGCTCGCTCAGATGTCTCTGCCTGAGGGCGAGCTTCAGCGGGAAGCTGAGGCAACAGGAGGGAGGATGAACCTGGAGCGGTCTGTTGACCCCCCAAACAACCTGCCCCCCCGCGAACGCAAAGCTGGCTGCAAGAACTTCTATTGGAAGGGCCTCACTTCCTGTTAAAGCCCCGCCCAGGTATGTGACAACCTGCTTAAGCTCCACCCATAAACTATACCATATAACTTGCATACCAGCATCTtacgtgtctttttttttttaatcctagaTGATGCCAGGACTTTCTTCAACCAATGGACCAACTCACTATCACCTGGCCTTCACCTGAGAAATTGGACGAACCAGTCAGCAGCTGGTTGGCTGCAGAATACCTGaataattaatgtaattatcaaataaagagagaaatcagtgatgtttgtgtctctgcctCCTCTGTCCTGAATCCGACCAGGTAAAAACAGATGTTCACGTTTGTTCACCGTTAACACACTGTGTcatccagctgtgcagcaggTGTTAGCATCCTGAAAACAGACTCCAGCATGCGTGATTGGGAGGAGCACTGGGAGCACTGGGAgtgatcagtgtgtttgtgtggaaacagcagcaggcCTTCGTGTttgaacagagagaaagaaggtcGAGTCTAATTAACCTTTAATGGAGagcagagagcgagagagcaaaCATTGACTGAACGCATTAAACAGCTGAGAGACTTGGAGTCATTACGGGGAAACATTTCAGTCCATTTAAAAGCACAGCATCGCTTACACACATCTTTAAAAGCTTCACACTAATGTACACACTCAAGCACCACCCGCTGCCTGAACATAAGTGACTGattggctgctggctgctgtcaCTCAGGGGCTGTTTGGACTGAACAGGATTAAATCTGTACAAAGCAGCGAGCAGCATCGCAGCAGCTGCATCTGTGGTTACGTAGCAtctctttttcctttaattgAGTCCCATTCTTAAACTTTTCTCTTTATTGTGATGATCTTCATATCTGAGAGCACTTTAGTGTTTGGATGAAGCTTTTTATGAGAAATGTTTGTTGCTGTTATTTCAGTGTCTCAGACACAGGTTTAAGTTTAGCTGAAGCTGAGGTCAGAGTAGCAGAGTGAAGGTAAAATTTACAGCTCATAATGTTTgtaatgtttttgcttttcgCTGTTTAGCTTCCGGCCTGCAGGCTTGATTCATGCTGCTGCCCTGCTGATCAGTGCCAGCCTTTAATTAACAAACAGAGCATGACaaccaaataaaaatctaaGTATGACATAAAAACCCTTTAAAGTGAACTGCACTTGTGTCCAGTCCCATTTCAGTTACAGTTGTGGACAAACCTGATTGGTTTAGTTAATCTCATGCAAATCATTTGCTGTTCTTGTCACtgtagtaaaatgtaattgtaaTAAAACAGCACTAATTTATTAGGTGCAGGACAGGAGGAAGGTGACTTGAATCTGACAGACCAAATGGCTACAGTGTAGCTAAAAACAGTAAGCTCTAGGAGCCATGCACTGAGCCCAACAGGAAGTTTGATACAAGATGCAGTTTTAGCTCCTTTTTAGGTGATTTTACTCAAACTCACGATGCTTCGCCTGAACAGATCATCTCCATGTCTGCTGTTTCTGATCCACAGACCTTATAAAACATTTGAGTTTCTGTGTAAGGCATGTCTGTGGTGCTGAGGtgaatttcatgttgtttcGCCACATCACAAAGAGGTGCAACTCACATGTACACTCACTGGATGCTTTATTGGGTACATCTTACTACtactgggttggacccacttttgccttcaatgctgttttaattctttgtggcactgAATCAACAAGGTCCTGGAAACGTTTCtcggagattttggtccatccTGATATGACAGcaacacagatgctgcagatgtGTCGGTTGCATCCATGATGAGAACCTCCTGTTaaaccacatcccaaaggtgctctgttggactgagatctgctgactcTGGAGGTCATCTggatacagtgaactcactgtcatgttcaagagaCATTATTTGATTTTGTGACATAGTGTGTTATTCTACTGTGGCCACAGAGGGTtggcatggtcagcaacaatactcaggtaggctgtggtctTTAAACAGTGCTCATTTGGTACTAAAGagcccaaaatgtgccaagaaaatttccccacacacacaatcacatcatcagcagcctgaactgctgatacaaggtgggatggatccatgctttcatggaTGCATCATCTGAACGTTGCAGCAGCAATCGAGACTCACCAGACCAGGAAACacttccagtcttctgttgtccaggt includes:
- the sst1.2 gene encoding somatostatin 1.2, whose translation is MQCVRCPAILVLMALVLCSTGVSSQPDRDQFQDPDLELELHNHRLLQRPRTAGFLSQEWSKRAVEDLLAQMSLPEGELQREAEATGGRMNLERSVDPPNNLPPRERKAGCKNFYWKGLTSC